The following nucleotide sequence is from Perca flavescens isolate YP-PL-M2 chromosome 20, PFLA_1.0, whole genome shotgun sequence.
CTTGGTTAGAGATGCTGTATCTTCATTGTTAAAGTATTTGGTTTAAGCTTGGACATACTAGTTGACAGAACAACACCATATCAAGGTCCATTTACTAGCTTCTTTCAGCTATCACACAGACTTCTTCAGTGGAGTCGCATCGTTTGTTTACTTGGAGACGGTTGCACCAGCTGCTTGTAAATTCAAACTCCGCCAGATGTAACATTGGTTTAAGTGGGGATTTATGTGTCAATAAATTCAAACAGGTTGCATCACATAAACTAGTTCTTATGTAGCGATTAGCTAATACTTGCAGCACCTAACTGCCAGGTGAAACTGTTGCCTATCTGCCAACACTAATGTATCGTGCGCATATGTGACCCGTATATGAGTTATTGACTTTTGAAGTATAAGAAGTAATATCTAATATCAGTGACTGAGTGATCTGACACTTAATCAAAATGCTGTTATGATCATGTAAACTGATGATGTGAAATAACACAACATACCTCAATTTACAAATTGTTATGCCAGTAAAAGTTGTACGCACATAAAATCTAAATGAAGTCATGCCTGCACATTAGTTTGAACTTACTTTTGCAAACTTTCGGATAAACATTTGTGAGGGACCAGATTTGGCCCGCATGCCCTGAGTTTGACACTGCCACAACATTAAGACAAAACCATAGGTCGTATTTATGCATATGAACAAATTGCTgatgctgttgtttttcttgGCAGGACAGTCTGCTCTTTAAATTGGAGGCAGAGCTGCTGACTCGCGGCTTATTTCTGCTTAAAACTACCCTGAGGCATTATGGTGCTGACAGTTATCAGTCCTGCTGCAGCCCGGGCCACTACATATGAAAGGGTCTGACCAACTGAACTCCTTGGTGAAATAAAAGTCTAATAAAATTGTGAGAGCCTGCCCCAACAAGTGAATCAGTCCAGCATGCTCGCATTGGTGAAGGTGGACATTTTGTGATACTTAAAATGCAGGATTTCCTGGCCGTTCTAGTCAAATCAAAAAGGCCTGAGTCCATTTCACATGGGCACATGATATCCCTGCATTGGGCAATGTTTTCATGGTGTTATACCACTGGTCTGTCCAGCCAACACTTCACAGAAAGCCTGTTCCAGCCTCAAAGTAATCTATTCTCAGATTAACTAAACCACcaactgccgctgatacgacagagcaccatgcggagcaccatgcCGAATACCACGCGGATCACCGTGCGGAGCACCGTAGCCAGCGTCAGAGAGCTCTGTAGGagctaaacacatctactaactgccgctgatacgaccACGCTGTGACTGAGGTCTGTAGCCGGCGTCACAAAGCTCcgtagcggcttaaacagctagcaactgccgctctgcGTCATGGAGCTTGTAGCcagcgtcacgtgaccagctgGCGTGCTACTAGTTTTGTCTGATATCttacgttttggtgtgcatacatttacGTACGATATCATATGGACCTGcccatgagaatgcgttgatatagactactaaCTTTTATGGTAGAAGCACAAACGTCACGTGACCAGCTGGCGTGCTACTAGTTTCGTCTGATATCttacgttttggtgtgcatacatttacGTACGATATCATATGGACCTGtccatgagaatgcgttgatatagactaccaaCTTTTATGGTAGAAGCACAAACATCCAGGAAGAATGACCAAAACAACAGGGCAGGAAagacgctccgcttctgagaAGCTCCCTGTGGAACAAAACCACTGTGCAGCAGGAACGCGGTGCATCCGCCCCTGGTGGAATCCCGGGGTGACTCATTAGTTGGAATGTTGTGAGCTAATGGTATGGCTATCTTCCAGGAGAAACATTGGCCCGACAGTAGCACCAGAGAAAATATCAGGGGGTCACCAGACATTTTTAGAATTACCCTCTCTATATTTATAGGAAATGTAAATGCAATCCAAGTGTTAGTTTTCGAGATACGTTTTCATGATCCAAACTGTTGACCTGAAGGAGCGAAAAGCTGAGGTTACactgcaaatggctaataaagtgaatctgaatctgaagcTCAGAGTGGCAACAAAATAATGGGACCAAAACATTCATGCCAACTTTCATTGTGTGTGTAGACTGACAATCCCCACTGATCCCTGACAGTTACATTATTGATAACCCAAGACCTTAGCAACCAAAGTACCCACATAATGCTGGTGCATTATCAGTATCACTTATTCAATCAATGTTGATGGTCCCCAACCGTGGCAGCTGTTATTATCAGACATGTGGCATTATGTCTATTTAAACCTGCTGTAGTCGGGTGAAGAGGCCATCAACCACGTGGAAGTGATTTTCATCAAGACCTGCTTTCACCTTCCTGGCCTGCTCTGATCCTGCTCTATAATTGTTGGAAAGGGAAGGGGCTTTTCCTCCCCTTTTCCTCCCTGGCTGGAGGAAGCCTGGGGGGGAACAGCCGGTCCCTGTCGGCTCTGTATCTGTCAGTTCACTGTGCGTCCATCCTGCCACCCTCCCATTCACCCTGCCAGTCGGAAACCATAAACGTGTCAGTGGCACAGAGCGACGTCTACTGTGTGAAGCATCACCTTACCCCCTTCATGCCCTCTGCCAGGCCTTCCTAAATCATTCAGTTAGGACAGTAGCAGTGAATGACATTTCCCCTAGGCCCAGAGGACACAGAGGTAAAGCCAAGGCCGGGGGCTTTAGAAAGTAAACATCTACTCCAATAAGCAGTAAGTGCTAACTATCATATACTGCACAGTGTGTGGAATATATCTTGTAATTCACGATATATCAATATCTGTATATATCAATATATCACAACAGTGGTTTGCATGTAGTATACAGAAATTCAAGATGGTGCATCCACCATTGTGTTCGAAGTGGTTTATTTCATTCAGTATTAGTctactataaaatacccacaatgcatgAGCCTGAATACAACATACCCTACATTTTCCTTccgtataccacaatgcaacgcggTCATGTTTTCccggaggaaaaaaagaagaagaacgaGAAGGACCCgcaaaaactgaaaaggaaaaatggaccGGGCTTTCGTTTATAAATGGAAGTCGTTTAAGTATAAGCATTTTCCATGATGACATGTTAGTGACCCTAGCTTTTGAACATTTTATAAACTATTATAGGACGTATTACAAGTATTTTTGTTTCgatttgtttacatgatgctgggcACACCCATCACACGCTTCAGTCACACAAATATCTGGCGCATCTACTGACGTTACGATGTTGAGACATTTTCAGTGTAGTGTCCGAAATCTTGTTTGGTcattccctatatagttcaatatttaataaacactatatagggaatagggagtgagtgaatgagggagaGGTTTCGAACACAGCTCATGTTTGTGTTGACTACATCGGATAATTGACATAATCAGCTCCGATTGGGCTTTTATTTCACGTTGCGACTATTCTAGCAAAAGACAGTATAGTTTGAGCATCGTTCTAATTTAGTTGTGTCATAGAAAAATCAAACAGATGATCAACTCTTACCCATTGTGTTCGAAGTAAGTTTACGTAGTTTTGTGGACTAGAAAACAACGTTGTTCTTCTGTTTCATTTGAGAATGAAAATGAGCACAATCGGTTGTTGCCGATTGTTGTTTGGGCATAAAGTTTATGTCCCCACATCGAGGGGGTCTTCTCATGGTCTAATACTTTTTGTACCTTTCCGACTCAAACAATGCCACAATCAACTTTACGCAACAGTTGGTCATGTGTGTGGAGGTGTAAAGTATAGTCAGGATTTTAACTTGTGTTTCATTCTTTACCCAGCTCTCTTGTGTAAAACTGAGAGCAACACCATCAATGCCCTCTAGGAGATACAGTCAAAAATTTTACAACTGCGTGTGTACAATTCATCACATCTCTTTTGATATGGTTGATGGCACTTTGTAAGAACTACTGCGTATCAAGATTCACATTTTCCGAAATAGCTTAAAACAACACTGACGGGCCCATATGTACACTGACAGCACTCACGGTCACTTTAAATTTACTTGAAAAGACATCACTTCCTAATGCAATTTTAATGTAAATGATGGGGGGGCAAAATACCAGAGACAGACTTGATAAAATGTGAACCTTTCCTTTATGGTGGTAACATTGTTTACATTGCTCAAAGCATGAAGGGAACTCAATGgccaacatttaaaacaagGGGTACGTCCCAGgtccttaaattgcatccacgTTTTCTTCACTAGCTTCCCTTCTTCGCGTCTTAGTCTGAAGCGTCACGTGAAATCGCCAGCTGTGTGGGGGGGTAGTTAGCGATGGCTTTCAGCTGCAtggcttccgggaaggctgctctcgtgtatcctcgctcatagctcctcagagatccctcctccatcctccatcctcgctcctcagggcaggaataagagctttgagacggcctacAAGAAGGCGGaccagaacaacttccggttcaagcGAGGAGTGAGGAGATATCAAATAAGACACTTGGGATCCACTCCGGGAGTGACATAATTAAAATGAGTGACTATGTATACTAAATAAAGGGAGTGGAAACAGAGTAAGCACAGCCTTGCTTGCCTCCCAGTGTTGTGGGGTAAGGTCTGGCAGTGCGAGCCTAAAAAAACCCTACCATGCCCATACTTCAGGACGTGACCACTGGTGCCCACCAGCAAACTTGGAGCCTGCAGACATGTTTTTCCGACCACCAGTGTCTGGTAGCAGTGCTCTTTGTTCCCCAGCAATCTTAGTACTGTAGTTTAAGGTCTGTAATGTTGCCAGCAGCCTGAGGACAGAAGGCCATGGACCAGAAGTAGTGTCCCTTCTCCCACAGTCTCGACAAACCTTATGTCACGTACACCATCCTCTGCCAtcttcagctgtgtgtttgtgtgtgtttgtgtgtgtgtccctggcTACTCCTGGAGTTAATGACAGACTGATGAGTTCCTGGCTACAAGAGAAACGGTGAGCAACAGGCCGACCATCCGGTCAGCTCTCCTCCTTCCCTTGGACCAGCAGGCTTCTTCCTGCATGACACACTACATATgccaacacacagagacacacacacacacacacacacacacacacacacacacacacaccatttgtttacatttctcaTTTCAGCATATACTTTATAGTtagttatagttttattttatttctgtgtcatggcaACATTTGGCCCATCCCGTATGGGTTCACAAGAGACCTATATCTAACAGACATCCTCCCGTCTCGCATATACAAATCATgtggagaaatacatgaataacagaaaacaaaacacaagaataaatgaaaaaatgtaaaatcatGTGAAAAGTTGTAGAGTGCAATCTGCTGTTTGGCTGAAGTGGAAATCTGTCATTGTTGTGGCATCAAAAGCAGCTGTGTGGTGCAATTCAGAGGCATTAAAGTTCGATGGTTGATTGCATAACATACCTTGAGTTTCAAACTTAAGTTTGACCCTTATGCAATATAtttcccaaaacacacacaggcccgTATGTACACTGAAAGCACTGCTGGTCACTTTAAATTGAAGCGAAGGGGTTTATTCAGGTGTgcaaatgtcaaaaatatatttgagttctggagtttaaagtcagaattctgactctAAActcatgtggccctaatcctcttctgtaGGGTTGCATAAAGCCTGTGGGTTTGTCTCCTTGTAAGCGTTTAGACCAAAGCTTTTATGATAGTTACTGTcataatacagcaccttagttcTAATAGTTGTGCTTCACTCACAGTGTTACTTGACAGCATTATCATCAGTGTTAGTTAGGGTTGGGCCATTGGACGAATATTCCAGCTATCAGCGTTTGGCTGTGATCAGTGTGACCCTCCTCCTGTTCATTATTGTCATTAACATGAGAAAACAGTATGAAGTGCACTGAATTACATGTAGCCACTAACGACCACCCTACTTAAACTTACTTCCTCCAGCAACATTTTACTCACTGCATTGGTTTGTCACTCCTTCAAAGgttttgtatgtgtttgagaAGTTAAAAATGACAGAATAAAGTAACATAACACATAAACATATCCTACACAAAACCATACAGCCTTCTTTTTCTATCCAGTATTGTACATGTGTTAGGTTATCACGATTTGTACATATTTCTTGATTTTTATTGTAATATTCCTATTCTATATTCAATTATTGTCTGTTGCAGTACTTGTGCTATATTGTACATTTcctttttaatatgtttatgtatgcaccaaagtgtaaagtgttacttacttggcaatacaTCCTATTCTGATTCTagacaaactcagacacacagccaaccacttaaagtaaaaatattttatttagaaatgattattcattttgaaaataaGTTTAAGAAATCCAGTGatatatgtaaataatcaataatcagGTTAAAgtgcaaaaatacatttctgatataATGCATCTGTACAAAAATAACATTGGGATGTGATATTGAAAAAGGAGGAAAATGTGTTAACATGGCTTTGATCATTCtcagtttttgtaaaaaaaaaaaaacattgcataaGAGTTGTGTCCCTTTTAATAAAGTCTTTGGATTATAAGCTTCTGAGCAAAGTATTTGCACCAAACAGCCACAAGGtactttgtttttcatttcacatttcacacaTCCCCTGCCAAGTCAGGCTTTGATAACTTAGCACACACCTCTTTACTACGGCTTATTTCTGCATTATTCCTTTAAAAAGAAGTGGCTGGTGAAATATTTCATCCTTGAGCAGTattcccacagaagcagagCGCTCTGCCTCCCACAGCTGAGATGAAGAAGTCTTTGGTTGTTCTTTGACTGTTGTTGTCTTTGGTCATGTTTTTCCAGTGTCCCGGTCCCTTCCCTTGCTGGCAGAGTGAATCACTTGATCTTGGCTGGCTTCAGTTCCTTGACCTGCATGTGTAATGTTTTATGGACAGCCAGAGTCCTGGACTGACAGAAGCCCTTCCCACACTCCTGACATTTGAAGGGCTTTTCTTTGGAATGAATGTACCTGCAGGGGGAAACAATACAGAGAAGCCAAGTTAGTATTTAGGAAGAATTATGTCAGATTTCAGAACATCATCATAAGTATTGAATGGGTCAACAATGGTCAGGTCCaacatagtctcgctttgccagaccctcctccaatgCGCGCTGGAGGAGTCTGGTTACTCCACAAAGCATTCGGGGATTGGAGGAAaccatgctctggtttattggcatttctttaaaccaatcacaatcgccttgggcggtgctaagtacCTGAGAAAAGCTGCGGTGCCGCTGAAAAATAGGTTCggaaggaaattgttttggtggaatgtgtgcgttccaaagttttttttagtcatgcaacagaaaactcagattggacagatagtctagctagctgtctggatttaacctgcagagatctgagataAGGTTAACactagtcctcataaatcgactggagtttaaaatgccaactcAAAGGAGGCTGAAGGCAaaggatatccggcctaaatgagtgaaatccggcggattttccggtagcaacagagcaatcccggaagtggaacatcaaggatCTAGACTAGGTCCAACATGCCGTCcaaaggaaacaaaacaaacacaggtgCTGTTAtcgaaaccgttccctatcacggAAAGAGTGCACTATGTAGTGTTTTTGCCATTTTGTAGTGTTGTTtgaatttttgtttgtttacatgatgctgggcgCGCCTGCCTCAGTCACACAAATAACCGGCGCATCTACTGATGCAACAACACTTTCAGGGTTGTGACTGAAATCTCGTTTGGTCATTCCTTGtttagttcactatttaataaaacGTTATgtagggaatagtgagtgagtgaatgagggaacggtTTCGAACACAGCTATTATTTCATAAGCGCTTTTTGATTTCATTTTGGTTTAGGCAGTGCCTGAATTGGCCCAAAATAAGTGCCAGTACCCTATTTTAGAAGTTGCATGACATGATCATCGCATGTGTCTtggatatatatttttattcataTGTATATCTTGTAGGGGGGGGCGGGGGAATCATCGACTATTCAATGATTTGATCTAAGGTGCCTGATTCGACTACCAATCTCAAAGACAAATCGTCGCAGTGTCTATAAATGTGGTCATAAAACAAAGGATCATTCCATTTGGGCTATATAGGGGTCCTGGATGTCTGATTTTACATAACATTACCTTGTTTTTCCCAATAAATCATGATATATAACCCATTTTGGTACAAATATCAGCCTATAAATAGCATtgttaaagctgtagtgcgtagtttctgcctctgccatgaggaattctaagtgatGACTATAAAACTgtcggcacgtccacatgagacaagccttccatgaccgCGCACCTGTGGAGCTGATCATTTGGcattggcttgaatgtaacggacgttcattaatatcaaaacgttacacactaaagctttaagaacAATTAGAAGTAGGGGTACTCATGGACAAAAATCCAAAGGGCTTGGAACTCAGTACTGGTGAGTACTGGCTCATTTTAGACACAGGTTTAGGAACAAACACTACCAGATGAATCCCAGATGACCTTTGAGTGGAGAGACTGAAGGGAAATAAAAGAAggaacacacacagccacacagagGCTGTGTCTATTTCTCGCTAGCCAACAGCTAACATCTGTACAGTTGGTACATAGGTTCTTTGGggaaaatcaacacaaactgcacAAAAGAGCAAATGAGGTGAAGCAAAAATTGTCTTCACTTTCTGTCTGTGCACTCCTTTAGGCAGTTTGAATTTTTAAGTTGGGTGATACACTGTGTTGATCTGTGGCCTTAAATGGTCTTATCTTGGCAACTTCGGGATAATACAGTCCCAACTTTGCCTGCCCTGTTTGTTCTATCATTCTTTTGTGCTCAATTTCTGATCGTAGAGACATCCAAAATGCCTGAGGTTGACTTATTTGCTATTTACGGACAACATAATTAGTCCAGCAGTAGTAAGCAGCTCCAACACTACACACAGAACATCTGACTGAGCAGTTATTTGAACACATTGAACATCTTGTGTCCTCTTGTTACAGTGACAACATTTTACGGGAAACCCACCAAAGAAACAAACTCCTAATTGTAAAATACGTAACTCTTCACCAACCTACTCAAAGAGAGTACATTGAccagtttttgtaaaataatatagtgaaacacattttcattctCACACCGACAGTATAAAATCTTTAAACCTGCTTTGCCTTATAAAAATTTTTTCACCTGATCTAAGCTCAGTAACCAGCTACTGCATGTCAGGTTActgctagtctatatccacaacgtttcacttccgggattgctctggtgccgctggaaattccgccggatgtcactcttttgggccggatgtccgtcaccttccgctttcttttgTGTTGGACTATGATTAtcttctcctcagatctctgcagggtaaatccagacagctagctagactatctgtccaatctgagttttctgttgcacgaataaaacaacatttgaacgtacacaagttccaccaaaacaagttccttcccgaggctattttgatgaggcaccgtggctctgttcagtgcttagcgccacccaagacgattgtgattggtttaaagaaatgccaataaatcggatcagtttttctcccatcctggaatgctgtgtggactagccagaccctcctcagcgctgtggaggaaggtctggcaaagcgaggctAGGTTACTGCTAATTTAATGTTGATTAATGACGTACATGATGAATCAAAGTCATTGACAAGCAAGGTATGCTTGTAATCAAATGCATTTACTTTGGTAGAATCATTGCATTCTTGGCACAATTAGCATTTACCCATTATACCTTTCTCCATTAAGCCTTACAGCATGTCTATACAGGAGGAATTTCAGCAGAATTTTATCTGTCTTCTTCAATCTACACAGGCTGCCGCACGCCTCACGTCACACTCGCACTATACGCACATAAATGTGGCTTGAAGCGCATTTTGACTTTTGTTTCAGTTCATTTTTCTTCCATTGTTGGGTTTTGATCGCTTTTGCAAAATGCAGATGACCTACACTCAATGCTGTGCCTGAACGCGTCCTCCGTCTGACACGGACCGAGCACTGAAGCTGCTGTTCTGCTAACGTGCTGTTTCCTGTGTAGACAATGTTAGATGTCTGAAAAGATCAATAGTCTACATCATTGTCCATACAAAGTTTATTAACCAATGCGGTACCCTGGGCaacatttcagctgtttttttttaagttttcttttttaatttgcggccctttattgtcttttttttgttttttcaacatttcttttttagatgattattctgttgctttttgtttgacgtttttgacactttttttcaatgtttttgtcactttcttcaaCGTTTTTGGCAGTTTTTCCGAAAGTAATTGGAGCTTTAACTTTTCTTTAGCCATTTGGACTGCCGGCCCACCTAGCATTTGCCctgatgaagactgaaaaaaagAGTTCCAGAGAGAAGTGCAGACCTCAGCAATTACCACGCCTAGCCAAATTGGCACGCTTGTCAGATCAACAGTTTCAGGAAGCAACCTCTTTTATTCACGCAGCAGCAAATACAGTGTTGCGTATATTATTTGACTTGACAGGCCTTAATATAGCCTGGTTCTCACCTGTGGTCCCGGAGGTGGTCCTGTCTTCTGAAGGCCTTGTGGCAGATATCACAGGTATATGGCCTCTCGTCCGTGTGCGTCCTCTCATGGATCAAAAGGTTGTAGGATTTGGTAAAATGGCGGCCACAGAACTTGCAGACAAACTCTTTCTTGGTCTTGGAGGGCAGGCGGCCTCGGCTGGACTTGCGCTCCGGTGAGGAGAGTTTGGTCACGTCCAGGAGGCATCCCAGGCCGGCCGAGGCCGCGTGGTGAGATgaagcggcggcggcggcggcggcagcagcagcacccgTCATGCTCAGGTCCTCCGCCTTCAGATGATCCTCCTGggtggctgctgctgcaagGTTGGCAAAGTCAAAGCGGGGCTTATTCTTGGAGCTCTGCAGCAGCCCCGCTGTGTCCTGCTTGGGATGCAGGAGGTGAGGGAACATGGGGATGGAGGCCATGGAGGAGAACTGGGAGGGCAGCTTGGAGATGGTGCAGCGGGGCAGGGCCAAAGGCGGGTAGCCGAGCGTCCACTGGTGGAGGTGGATGGCGTGTAGGGCACTGAAGCTGTAGATGCTGTGAAAATTATCTGACGGCAGCTGGAGGCCTGTGGAGCTCTGCAGGAGGGAGTAGTTAGCCAGCTGGAGGGAAGGGTGGAGAGGGACTGGAGCTGGCAGAGTCTTGCTGCCCATGGCTGCTACGCAGAATCCAACAGGCCTTCTGatagagacacaaaaacataagcaGATGAAAATATGCAACTTTTTGGGCCAAGTCACATTGATTTATGTCAGACGCTTTCATAAGTCAATTCATTCAAGACAGCGAACAAGATGAACAGGAGGTTCAACAGCAAGTTTCTACTGCAAAACAAACACGAGCGCGCACACAAAGTGTAACTGCAACTACATTTATACAAGAAACTAGATTAATGTGACAGGAATTAGTCAGGAATTCAGATAACACTTGTACACTGATGACCGTAAAACCATGTTTACAGGAAGTTGATGAGTAATCCGATTTCTCCCCTCATTGTGTACAAGTGCATACCTTTTACAAACGGCCTACTATTCAGCTGTGGAAACGGACTTAGTGCTTCAACTTGACAAGAGGAAGATCCACACAAGCTTGTTCAGCGTGAAGGAATAGTTGGGAAAGCATGCATATTCGCTTTCTTTCTGAGAATGGATTTCAATCTCACGTCTATGTGTGAAGTATGGAGCTGGAGTCAAGGTGGCATAGTTCTCGCATGTATGTAACTTCCTAAAACCATATATgatcttttttacatttctgcttATGtgtattaaacaaatgagacacATATTACACTATTTAAGGGTTTCAAagttttattgtcatatgcacagtaAGGAAACTTGTTCAAATTCTACCTTTGCTGTCCACAGAATGCCAAACAATGTAAAATCTACAATATATActacaaatagaaaaaaaaaagaaaatgttgggTAGATCATGCTTGTAAAAGGAAACATGATTTTTACCACTGTTGGATGTTGAGAGGTTTCATATATTTTAAGGGCTGGTGGTTCGTTGGTTAGAATGGCTAATTACGTGGTTTttgaatgcagctttaatgaCTTACACTAAGGTCAAATATTTTAATGTCATGATGAAATTCAGAGACAAGTTTCTACCAGCCCCCCAGGAACAGCGCTTAGCCTTTCCGCCAATTTTTTTCTCAGTGGCCACTTGCAGTATTGCAACGGAAAATATTTTTAGGCCACCATTGTAAAAGAGATGGCTGTAAAACTGCTGCCAGGACACAACGGACTGCAAACAAGGTCGGTTATGAGTCTTTCTAGACTGAATTTTAAATCCATGGACTTTTTATATATACAACAACTTGCCTCAACACAATGTAAAGTTTATGAGCCGAGCAGGAACTTGCGGGCGGGGCCAGCGAGAGAAAA
It contains:
- the osr1 gene encoding protein odd-skipped-related 1, encoding MGSKTLPAPVPLHPSLQLANYSLLQSSTGLQLPSDNFHSIYSFSALHAIHLHQWTLGYPPLALPRCTISKLPSQFSSMASIPMFPHLLHPKQDTAGLLQSSKNKPRFDFANLAAAATQEDHLKAEDLSMTGAAAAAAAAAASSHHAASAGLGCLLDVTKLSSPERKSSRGRLPSKTKKEFVCKFCGRHFTKSYNLLIHERTHTDERPYTCDICHKAFRRQDHLRDHRYIHSKEKPFKCQECGKGFCQSRTLAVHKTLHMQVKELKPAKIK